Genomic DNA from Cololabis saira isolate AMF1-May2022 chromosome 20, fColSai1.1, whole genome shotgun sequence:
TCATGGGGGACTGAGATCTCCCCGAGTGGGCAGAGGACAAGTCCAGTCTGTGTTCTTGTGCAGGCGTGTAAACCTTTACGATGGAGGAAACATAGGCAGGTGTGGACCTCAAGACCACCTTCTAGACCAGAGACTTGTGTTTGATTGGAGGTGTGATGTAGTCAGTCCGGACCCAAACAGGCTGGCTGCATGCGTCAACTAGAGGCTTAAATCATCCAGGATCACCAACATATCCTGGCTGAAGTGAGCCGGTCCTCTAGACCAGAGGTTCTTAACTACGGTAGTCTGGCTTTGGGACCCATGAAAAACCATGACCCAAATCATGGAAACTTAAACAATGAAAGGTTTAAACCTCAAATTGTACAGAGAACTGACTAAATAAATAAGTGCATTAACTGAAAAGTGGTTCCAAAAAAAGCTTAGAAATATTTAGCTTTAGATGAATACCCACTAATTGAATACACAGtatagggctgaaacgattcctcgaataattcgattacaaaaaatgatctaggaattttctctgcctcgaggaatcgttaaATTTttccagctcaaagcagggtaTTTCGCCgggactacgtttaatgcggcacaacgcgctgacactgcacaaaagaaagaggcggcggatatgtttggttttaactaaaagaaaaaggcagaaaatgtcaaaagtgtgGGAGCATTTCAAGCTGGACACCAAGGCCACACTGTTGCATGTATTCACTGTAAGACAGCGCTTGCAGACCACAACGCTACGTCCTCAATGCTGCAGCATCCCCACCCGTTTACTCCGAGAGCGGAGGGCCGTCACCCGAGACAGGGTAAAATTAAGTTAACGTAGCGCTAATTAATGAGATTTACGTTATGGTAACTTAACGTTAGCCCTGTGGAGGGCGAGGTTTCTATTAATTATGAATACTGTCGATGCGGCTAAcgcatttaatctgtaaaaacacagagctgtagagtgatgagggtgacaaataaaaacgtaataaagctaactgggtagttgtCAATTTTgagctctgtagtcattcatggataaaacatcaagtagaTCTGGTgactaatgtgctccaatacagcaggtctcagaattttattttcaacactgccaaaactcaaaatcttatcaagacttaaacttaaaacttaactagaacttatcaggtgtaatgtcaTTTTTAGgtcagaaataagaacatttcttggtaagatccttagttttttgagtgaaggcagtgaatttggtcaactggtgtaaatTCATGGTTTttaaaaggtattgtgacatgaaaaacaaatttttcttgattttttgtgttttgttgggtgtcttgacatcaattacacccaaaaaacaacaaacttttaacattcagtgtattgtgtgctttctgggattttccgcataactgtgcaaaaacggcgcacctggtttggtggcgggccgtgacgtcagggcccgctaaatcaccgccccctccacccagctccctgcctcctctcctctccagcgcaccataaaggctgatttatggttccgcgttacaccgacgcagagcctacggcgtagggttacgcggcgacgcgctcggctgtttagagcctcttttgttctaatcaccggaggaaaactgctaagaagacccgcggccactgactggacttaagacaaggggacagtgctgcttgcatgcctttatttttatgattgtttgctgtggttctcctgctgcttttccgtgcttcgcctgtcgctcccggcgccgctgtgagcgtatggctggaggaggaggaggtttggaggaggagcggcgcaatgattgacaggaaaggggggaaaggaagcgtttttcacggggcaaaaaaacactgtaataaaaagccaggaatagagtactagagtgaagtttttcttgttacactcttttagacacatttgagggatgttggccaagacttttaatagtgttaaaagcatggtaaaaatgatgtcacaatacctttaaatgcaggtggagcttcaggccaaaacaaaaaatgacaacataaacatcagttgagggctgcaactcctctttttaaactggaatatcctggcttgagtgctgttgtcagtgacataagtatttgaaatgaacatgatttttaaatgtctgttgacatatcggggtcattttatgattcgttttattattgctcttacatacagctcctttaagccgaaaagtattttaattttcttgtgtttgtgagtttgactggatgtcatttaaCTActtcttttgaagttaaatttatttatttttgttattgcactattctgcactttttgttttagtttacaatttcatgtttttacattttgtggcaccagtgctgtgttgaaatatatgtccatgttcttctccaatggacaataaaagaaacttgagataatttgagttttagtcctcttttttttcttttctttttttttttaattcattgccaaaatgtatctgatcgggaaaaagtatcggaaatgtatcgggagccaaaaaaaagtgatcggatcgggaaaaatcgggatcggcagatactcaaactcaagtgatcgggagttaaaaaatcctgatcgggacaaccctattaataattattattattactactactattatgtGTCCAGCCACGGAAACATGAACGTCGTGAACGTGGATTTAGACATCTTTCACACCACATACCGCCGGGACCAGTGCGGTTCTGCTGGGTTCGGGGTTTCTAGATGTTACAGTTTAAGCTTAATTCAAATGAAAGGCTCCGCTAGCGCTAGCCGTGTTAGCTGCCCCGTAACTGCTGTCTCATCCAGCTTCTGTCTGCACGATTAAAACTCTCACCCCGGGACAGAACTCCTCCGGTTCGACCCGGTCCGGCCCCGCAACCCCCATACCTACCCCGGTGCTGACTTCCTGGCGGGTCCAGTCCGGTACCAGGTCGTTTTTAGGAGAAATCTGGTGTCCAAACACCGGCATCATCGACGTCGCTGCCGCCATAGTTAACACGCTATGGGCTGTCCGCGGACCCGCCTGCGTTTAATTCATATACGGGATAGTTTACgcctggttctgcgttacaccaacgcagagcctacggcgtaggggacgctgcgacgcggcgtaggctctgcgtcgatttaacgcagaaccataattcaggctctagtttattgttttgcacagttttaaaggtatacaagaaaatatcaaaGATAAATACTAtacggtgcaggaagaggcaaaaaaaaacccaatgggcttatttgacgCCTCCACCGAAGTTAGCACAATTTCAcatgttataaagaacacaagattaacatacaaaaacaaaaagtataactacacaaaaagtgatggaaaaataataatgcaatatatagataataataaagaataaagaccaaaaaataattgtgtgtgagtgtgcatggaaTATTGTCTTTACAACTTGTATTGACTCCAAATAAGACTAATGGTAGAAATTatcatgtcactatgagtgaaacacacaaaaaaaacagaacatggaaacatgaacaacaatacattgggaaaacagttacaaaacaacAGTCAAGTGGCTCTTCAAACGTCTTTtataacatttcaaagaggaagagctctttgccaggtgggaaaaatcattccactaTTTAGAAATCTCATCGAAATTTGacctctgcaagtgagaaatttaggaggatTAGCACAATGTAGATATTTTTGATCAACTACAGACACGTGCACGGTGTTCTTCTGCGTTATATACTAATTATATAATGTTCGAGGTTATTATGCTTAAAAAAACCTTATGGAAGTCAGTAAATTATCTTCTGGCACAGAAGCGGGCAGCTATGTAGCGGGGTCCTGCCAGAGCTCGGAAGAGAAGGTAAACACGTCTACTTGCATTCATAATATGTAAAATACGTGATTTTGAAAGCTCCATTATGAACGTTTTCCCCtgaattgtttaaattttgatCTAAATTTGTGTCACGTCATAAATACTGTAGTTTACACGCGGTTTTAACGGGTTTTAAGCTCGTTTTGTGTCGTATCCTATGATCGCGGCGCCAGACTCCGTTTAAAAAACCTTCATTTTTAGACCCAacaccaaaaaaaggacaaaaaaaactaaaaaacacagCTTTTTAGGGAAGTTAAAATATATTTCAGCATGCATTGAAACTGATCTCAGTTTACTGATGGATCCTGACGGGTGTTTTGTTTGTGatgggcagaggtgtcaaaagtatgcacattcattactcaggtagaagtatagatactagagtttaaaaatactcctgtagaagtttaagtatcaactcaagttttttactcaagtaaaagtataaaagtactggtttcaaaactacttaaagtataaaagtaaaagtaatgtaagggggaaaaaagccattaaggacaaaagccattgaaaatgaatgcatcttagtataatgcaaatatattaaagaaccatatatgtgtactattgagcattaacatgtgtttcagagagcaggagatatgatgactagttgtctataagtattgtaatggtgcaaaaagtcaaacttcagaggcatgttatcatttatcctaacctttattggaatgtacatccaagtttagttgcaggaatctgagggaacggatgtaagaacatctgaaacaaccacaaccaaattcactctatccggatggagcaatttaagtggatagtttttttttaaaggccgaaatgaaatagagtaacaaggctgtttttgaaatgtaaggagtaaaacatACAGATAATTGcgagaaaatgtaaggagtaaaagtaaaagtcgtctgaaaaataattactccagcgaagtatagataaccaacatttctacttaagtaaggtaacaaagtatttgtacttcgttacttgactcCTCTGGTTATGGGTGTGTTTCAGATGACGGTCCACAACTTGTACATATTTGACCGCAACGGAACCTGTTTGTATTACAACGACTGGAACCGCAAGAAACAGGCGGGGATCTCcaaggaggaggtgaggagaacCTGGACCGGTGGACCAGATAGAGACCTCTAGGACCGGTGGACCAGATAGAGACCTGTAGGACTGCTGGACCAGATAGAGACCTGTAGGACCGGTGGACCAGATAGAGACCTGTAGGACCGGTGGACCAGATAGAGACCTGTAGGACCGGTGGACCAGATAGAGACCTGTAGGACCGGTGGACCAGATAGAGACCTGTAGGACCGGTGGACCAGATAGAGACCTCTAGGACCAGTGGACCAGATGGAGACCTGTAGGACCGGACTAGATGTCAGGGCTGGAGGTCTAGATTTCTAATTACACTGGTTTTGTTCTTGCAGGAGTTTAAGCTGATGTACGGGATGCTGTTCTCCATCCGCTCGTTCGTCAGCAAGATGTCTCCTCTGGACATGTATCCTTCACTTCACCTGTCCCTCCATACCTGTCTTTACCTCTCTGTCTGTCCCTGTCCACACCGGTATGACGTTGGTCCTTAGCTGTCCCTGCGTCCTCAGGAAGGAAGGTTTCCAGTCCTTCCAGACCAGCAAGTACCGTCTCCATTACTACGAGACTCCCAGCGGACTGAAGTTCGTCATGAACACCGACCTGTCTGTGCCCAACGCCAGAGAGACGCTGCAGCACATCTACAGCAAtgtaagacacacacacacacacacacacacacacacacacacacacgcgcaaacACAGAGTCTCAAATTCCCTCCAGATGAGTTAAACTTCTGCTGGCCACGACCCCTTGAAGCGTTCAGTTTTTGACGGAGTGACGACCCGTCAGAGCAGCAACCATATACCATACATGCCAGTTTTGATTAACAGACCTGGGGCCTAATGTAAAAAGATTGCGTgtatttcaacgtgaatccgggCATGGAATTCTTGCatatgcaaaaaaaattcagattctcaaaactgtgcgtacgcccaattccacgcaggttcctttgaacatcacaatcaacttggatttgagcgcacatgtggGGGCACAACACTCCtctttgtctcctccctcaagtagactaatttgaatatgataatgatccattaaaaactgctcatcctaacaaggaacttggaaaaacaagtaaaataaataaattggtggatgaaaaacggctcctcgttccgctttattgtcacgcggATTATATtatgacggattaagaccaatgtacacgtttattgggccctacacattgtggatgtccgcaaTCACCTCTACAATGTGAACAACatgaacttatatttaaaacatgaagcatcacaatctgattcatctgctgcagaaataaagacaaattgttccaacgtgagaaataaagaacaaaattcctgtaactcggagtgttgcagctgcaggaggagagaccggtcttagttccggcctccatcaccggagTCCTGCAGCCGACccaatatcagactctgaaagtcgcctaaacattcaataacaactttattcattcattgctgagtcacatcaaTTCAAACAACCGACCTTTCAGTGaaatgttagttttattttaaaaagacaactttacagaaccggttctttaatgtttttctgttcagacacagttatgggatgttttaggatctgggtTTTATCTCGAGTAGACGCCCCATACggttgtcatggtgacagagatgtccgacctgtagcagctccagctgaaagatcatgttggtccgaaccggagcagctggtccagttcaggacagagatccagaaggatcctcttggtacctaaaccagctgatggtcgtgtccttcacgtggtcatgaacttattgttgacgtcacgtttcctcatattctgcacttccctgcatcaccagtgagtgtctcCAATGAACCTCAGAAAAATGCGT
This window encodes:
- the trappc1 gene encoding trafficking protein particle complex subunit 1, with protein sequence MTVHNLYIFDRNGTCLYYNDWNRKKQAGISKEEEFKLMYGMLFSIRSFVSKMSPLDMKEGFQSFQTSKYRLHYYETPSGLKFVMNTDLSVPNARETLQHIYSNLYVELIVKNPGVSWTQTLDSELFSSRLDAFIRALPFYSPRAA